TTGCGCACTTCAAAGAGTTCGGCCACGCGGGGAAGACCACCCACGATGTCCTTGGTCTTGGAGGTTTCGCGCGGCTTGCGGGCAATGATGTCGCCGGCCTGAATGGCCTCGCCATCCTTGACCATGATGATGGAGCCCACGGGCAGGCTGTAGACGGCAGCCGTATTGCTGGAAGGTCGCAGCTTCACGTTGCCGTCCGCATCGCAGACCGACACGGCCGGACGGAAGTTGGTGGTGCGGTATTCCATGATGGTCAGGGAGGTCTGGCGGGTCACGTCGTCCACCTTTTCCTGCACGGTCTTGCCGTCCACGATGTCGGTAAAGCGGATGGTCCCGTCCACTTCGCTGACGAAGGGTTCGTTGAAGGGGTCCCATTCGGCCAGCACGGTGCCCTTGGTCACGTTCTGGCCGTCCTGCACATTGAGGCGTGCGCCGTTGGGCAGGATGTACTTTTCGCGTTCGCGGCCCTGCGGGTCCACGATGGAGAGCTGGCCGCTCTTGCCGATGACCATCTGCGCGCCGTCGCGGTTGGTGACCGCTTTGACGCGGTTGAGGATGATGCGGCCGGCATTGAGGGCCTCGAACTTGTTCTTTTCAATGGTGCTGGAGGCCGTACCACCGATGTGGAAGGTACGCATGGTGAGCTGGGTGCCCGGTTCGCCGATGGACTGGGCCGCGATGATGCCCACGGTTTCGCCCGTATTGACCAGATGGCCGCGGGCCAGGTCGCGCCCGTAGCAGAGGGCGCAGATGCCGCGTTCGGACTGGCAGGTCAGGGGCGAGCGCACCATGATGGAGGAAACGCCGTGATCTTCCAGAATCTTGGCTTCCTCTTCATTGATGAGCGTGTTTTCGGGCAGCAGCACATGGTCGGGATTTTCGGGATCATAGACCGGGTAGAGCAGCACACGGCCGATGGCGCGTTCGGACAGCGGGGTCTTGATGTCGCCGCCATCCTTGAGCGGGGTCAGTTCGATGCCGTCCACCGTGCCGCAGTCATGTTCGGAAACAATGACATCCTGCACCACGTCCACCAGGCGGCGGGTCAGGTAGCCGGAGTTGGCCGTCTTCAGAGCCGTATCGGCCAGACCCTTGCGCGCGCCGTGGGTGGAGGTGAAGTACTGCAACACCGACAGGCCCTCGCGGAAGGACGAGGTGATGGGCGTTTCGATGATTTCCCCGGACGGCTTGGCCATGAGGCCGCGCATGCCGGCCAGCTGGCGCATCTGGTCCTGGTTGCCTCGGGCACCGGAGTTGGACATCATGAAGATGGGGTTGAAGCTCTGGTTCTTTTCCTGGCGTCCGGTCTTGGGGTCGGTGAGGATGTCATAGGAAATTTCCTTGGTCATTTCCGCGGAAACGTCCTGCGTGGCCTTGGTCCACACATCCACGACCTTGTTGTACTTTTCGGTACGGGTGATGATACCGTCGCGGTACTGGCGTTCGATATCGTCCACCTCGGCCTGGGATTTTTCCAGAATATCCTTCTTACGGGCCGGAATGGTCAGGTCCTTGACGCCGATGGTCACCCCGGCGCGGGTGGCGAACTCGTAGCCCAGGTTCTTGATGTTGTCGCAGAGGATGACCGTGGCCTTGATGCCGCAGCGGCGGTAGGCCGCCCCCACGAGCTTGGCGATATTCTTCTTGGTGAGCACCAGATTCACATGCTCGAAGCCCAGTTCGGGCGGCAGGATATTGCTCACCAGCACGCGGCCGGGCGTGGTGTCGTAGATCTTGCCGTCGGGCATGCGCACCTTCACGCGGGCATGCAGGGAGATCTGGCCGGCGTCATAGGCGGCCTCCACTTCCCAGGGACCGCAGAAGGTCATGCCTTCGCCGGGTTCAAAGCTGCGTTCGGCCGTCATGTAGTAGAGGCCCAGCACGATGTCCTGCGAGGGCACGATGACCGGGCCGCCGTTGGCCGGCGACAGGATGTTGTTGGTGCTCATCATGAGCACGCGGCATTCGATCTGCGCCTCCACGGACAGGGGGATGTGCACGGCCATCTGGTCGCCGTCAAAGTCGGCGTTGTAGGCGGTGCAGACCAGCGGATGCAGGCGGATGGCCTTGCCTTCCACCAGCAGCGGTTCGAAGGCCTGGATGCCCAGACGATGCAGGGTAGGGGCGCGGTTGAGCAGGATGGGATATTCGCGCACCACTTCGGAGAGAATATCCCAGACCACCAGCTCTTCACGCTCCACCATCTTCTTGGCGCTCTTGATGGTGGTGGCGTGGCCGCGCTTTTCCAGCTCCGAGTAGATGAAGGGCTTGAACAGCTCCAGGGCCATCTTCTTGGGCAGGCCGCACTGATGCAGCTTGAGGTAGGGGCCGACGGTAATAACCGAACGGCCGGAATAGTCCACGCGCTTGCCCAGCAGGTTCTGACGGAAGCGGCCCTGCTTGCCCTTGATCATGTCGGACAGGGACTTGAGCGGGCGACCGTTGGTGCCGGCAATGGCGCGGCCGCGGCGGCCGTTGTCGAAGAGGGCGTCCACGGCTTCCTGGAGCATGCGCTTTTCGTTGCGGATGATGATCTCCGGCGCGCCCAGCTCCATGAGCCGCTTGAGGCGGTTGTTGCGGTTGATGACGCGGCGGTAGAGATCATTGAGGTCCGAGGTGGCAAAGCGGCCGCCGTCCAGCGGAACCAGCGGGCGCAGTTCCGGCGGAATGACGGGAATGACCTCCATGATCATCCATTCGGGCTTGTTGTTGGATTCGAGGAAGGCTTCCACGATCTTCAGCCGCTTGGTGATCTTCTTTTTCTTGGTCTGGCTCTTGGTGGTTTCGCCTTCTTCGCGCAGTTCGGCGCGCAGCTTTTCCAGGTCCAGTTCTTCCAGCAGGGAGCGCACGGCTTCGGCGCCCATGCCCACGGTGAGCACGTCATCGGTGCCGTAGTGGTCCAGAATCTGGAGATACTGCTCCTCGGAGATGACCTGCTGCTTCTGCAGATTGGTCTGCCCGGGGTCCAGCACGATGTAGGAATCGAAATAGAGCACCTTTTCCAGATCGGCCATGGTCATGTCCAGCAGGGTGCCGATCTTGGAGGGCAGGGTCTTGAGGAACCAGATGTGAGCCACGGGCGCGGCCAGCTCGATGTGGCCCATGCGCTCGCGGCGCACCTTGGAGGCAATGACTTCCACGCCGCACTTTTCGCAGACAATGCCGCGGTGCTTCATGCGCTTGTACTTGCCGCAGTTGCACTCGTAGTCCTTCACGGGGCCGAAGATCTTGGCGCAGAACAGGCCGTCACGTTCGGGTTTGAAGGTACGGTAGTTGATGGTTTCCGGTTTCTTCACCTCGCCGTAGGACCATTCGCGGATGGCTTCGGGCGAG
This genomic window from uncultured Desulfovibrio sp. contains:
- the rpoC gene encoding DNA-directed RNA polymerase subunit beta'; the encoded protein is MSLDDLFTVRGTSSNVTNIRNLKAIQISIASPEAIREWSYGEVKKPETINYRTFKPERDGLFCAKIFGPVKDYECNCGKYKRMKHRGIVCEKCGVEVIASKVRRERMGHIELAAPVAHIWFLKTLPSKIGTLLDMTMADLEKVLYFDSYIVLDPGQTNLQKQQVISEEQYLQILDHYGTDDVLTVGMGAEAVRSLLEELDLEKLRAELREEGETTKSQTKKKKITKRLKIVEAFLESNNKPEWMIMEVIPVIPPELRPLVPLDGGRFATSDLNDLYRRVINRNNRLKRLMELGAPEIIIRNEKRMLQEAVDALFDNGRRGRAIAGTNGRPLKSLSDMIKGKQGRFRQNLLGKRVDYSGRSVITVGPYLKLHQCGLPKKMALELFKPFIYSELEKRGHATTIKSAKKMVEREELVVWDILSEVVREYPILLNRAPTLHRLGIQAFEPLLVEGKAIRLHPLVCTAYNADFDGDQMAVHIPLSVEAQIECRVLMMSTNNILSPANGGPVIVPSQDIVLGLYYMTAERSFEPGEGMTFCGPWEVEAAYDAGQISLHARVKVRMPDGKIYDTTPGRVLVSNILPPELGFEHVNLVLTKKNIAKLVGAAYRRCGIKATVILCDNIKNLGYEFATRAGVTIGVKDLTIPARKKDILEKSQAEVDDIERQYRDGIITRTEKYNKVVDVWTKATQDVSAEMTKEISYDILTDPKTGRQEKNQSFNPIFMMSNSGARGNQDQMRQLAGMRGLMAKPSGEIIETPITSSFREGLSVLQYFTSTHGARKGLADTALKTANSGYLTRRLVDVVQDVIVSEHDCGTVDGIELTPLKDGGDIKTPLSERAIGRVLLYPVYDPENPDHVLLPENTLINEEEAKILEDHGVSSIMVRSPLTCQSERGICALCYGRDLARGHLVNTGETVGIIAAQSIGEPGTQLTMRTFHIGGTASSTIEKNKFEALNAGRIILNRVKAVTNRDGAQMVIGKSGQLSIVDPQGREREKYILPNGARLNVQDGQNVTKGTVLAEWDPFNEPFVSEVDGTIRFTDIVDGKTVQEKVDDVTRQTSLTIMEYRTTNFRPAVSVCDADGNVKLRPSSNTAAVYSLPVGSIIMVKDGEAIQAGDIIARKPRETSKTKDIVGGLPRVAELFEVRKPKDMAVVSEISGTVTYAGESKGKRKLVVTPEIGEAKEYLVPKGKHITATDGDFVEAGDPLTEGYPELHDILRTRGEKYLARYLVDEIQEVYRFQGVGIDDKHIEVIVRQMLKKVTILDSGGTSFLVGEQVDKAEFRAENHKAIAEGRQPATAEPLVLGITQASLTTSSFISAASFQETTKVLTEASLKGKMDYLRGLKENVIVGRLIPAGTGYREYVHGDIKVPDQKERPDKFLEELEENPVLVDLG